In the genome of Meles meles chromosome 4, mMelMel3.1 paternal haplotype, whole genome shotgun sequence, one region contains:
- the LOC123939658 gene encoding keratin-associated protein 10-4-like, whose amino-acid sequence MAASTLSVCSSDCSYGSRVCLPGSYDACPDSWQVDDCPESCCEPPCCAPPCCAPSCLTLICTPASCGSSPCQSACTSSCQPSCCSSSPCQEDCCVSVCCQPVCCTPVCCKPVCCTPVCCKPVCCTPVCCKPVCCTPVCCQASPCAGSSCCQQSSCQASCCSSSPCQEDCCTPVCCKPVCCTPVCCKPVCCTPVCCKPVCCTPVCCKPVCCTPVCCKPVCCTPVCCKPVCCKPVCSGPSPCSASSCCAPTPSCQPSCCRQASCVSLLCRPVGSRQACCMPASAQKSCC is encoded by the coding sequence ATGGCCGCGTCCACCCTGTCCGTCTGCTCCAGCGACTGCAGCTACGGCAGCCGCGTCTGCCTGCCCGGCTCCTATGACGCCTGCCCTGACTCCTGGCAGGTGGACGACTGCCCAGAGAGCTGCTGCGAGCCCCCCTGCTGCGCCCCCCCCTGCTGTGCCCCCTCCTGCCTGACCCTCATCTGCACCCCTGCGAGCTGTGGGTCCAGCCCCTGCCAGTCAGCCTGCACCAGCTcctgccagccctcctgctgcagctcctccccctgccaggaagactgctgtgtgtctgtctgctgccagcccgtctgctgcacccctgtctgctgcaagcccgtctgctgcacccctgtctgctgcaagcccgtctgctgcacccctgtctgctgcaagcccgtctgctgcacccctgtctgctgccAGGCCTCCCCCTGCGCAGGCTCTTCATGCTGCCAGCAGTCTAGCTGCCAGGCCTCTTGCTgcagctcctccccctgccaggaagactgctgcacccctgtctgctgcaagcccgtctgctgcacccctgtctgctgcaagcccgtctgctgcacccctgtctgctgcaagcccgtctgctgcacccctgtctgctgcaagcccgtctgctgcacccctgtctgctgcaagcccgtctgctgcacccctgtctgctgcaagccTGTCTGCTGCAAGCCCGTCTGCTCtggaccctccccctgctcggcTTCCTCCTGctgtgcccccaccccctcctgccagCCCAGCTGCTGCCGCCAAGCCTCCTGCGTGTCCCTGCTCTGCCGCCCTGTGGGCTCCCGCCAGGCCTGCTGCATGCCCGCCTCGGCCCAGAAGTCCTGCTGCTGA